The Mugil cephalus isolate CIBA_MC_2020 chromosome 11, CIBA_Mcephalus_1.1, whole genome shotgun sequence genome includes a window with the following:
- the otud7b gene encoding OTU domain-containing protein 7B isoform X1 gives MTVDMDAVLSDFVRSTGAEPGLARDLLEGKNWDFTAALSDFEQLRQVHAGNLTYSFGEDRNYLPPEKEMARVGRPLLHRQDEVVQAATEKRLSRGISHASSTIVSLARSHVSSTGGGGGGGGGGGSEPMLDTPLCTFQLPDLTVYRDDFRGFIERDLIEQSMMVALEHAGRLNWWTKVVPNCQSLLPLATSGDGNCLLHAASLGMWGFHDRDLMLRKSLYALMDHGLEREALKRRWRWQQTQQNKESGLVYTEEEWQKEWNELLKLASSEPRIHYSTNGTNGGESTEEPVYESLEEFHVFVLAHVLRRPIVVVADTMLRDSGGEAFAPIPFGGIYLPLEVPAAKCHRSPLVLAYDQAHFSALVSMEQKDSAKEQAVVIPLTDSEHKMLPLHFAVDPGKDWEWGKDDTDNVMLASVALSLEAKLQMLHSYMTVTWLPLPCEQAPLAQPESPTASAGEDARTPPDSGESDKESVSSSSNGNGDTTTASTVNGNGSLAKNSSSSSSSSSSSGTGTPGKDKTKKEKDKDKDKKRADSVANKLGSFGKSLGSKLKKNVGGLMTGKNAGAGGAKQEGGEKKKGSFRGRKGSKDGSPSAHASEDSGKGSPSSGSERLNGTGSSMSSSGGSSTESDTYKYSADVKVSLGILRATMQGERKFIFSGLLTTSNRQPFQEEMIQRYLADAEERFRAEQEQQRREVERKGVANNIQPAKKEATGVTELSYRPYEAKEEPPENSSPSFTQLKPSPLSPSLYSGVVPIPRPSFIDQPPAAPPLTQHLHMHGYLDTRRQLAGGSPATSYPGLPSYATLPRHCPSTQAPSHPQYNNSQGPSSLSPSRLAPSYPLEFDPPDYPGAEPVVGGNYTNGFRDTSSGLDPRSGQPPVRHYSLGSAGGLASLQSSRCRTPSCTYYGHPETGNYCSYCYREELKKREPEAAIIHRF, from the exons GCAAGAACTGGGATTTCACCGCCGCCCTCAGTGACTTTGAGCAGCTGCGACAGGTGCATGCTGGGAACCTGACGTATTCGTTCGGAGAGGATCGGAACTATCTGCCGCCCGAAAAGGAGATGGCCCGGGTCGGACGGCCTCTGCTCCACCGCCAAGACGAGGTGGTGCAAG CGGCTACAGAGAAGCGCCTGTCGAGGGGCATTTCTCACGCCAGCTCCACCATCGTGTCCCTCGCCCGCTCCCACGTCTCCAGCaccggcggcggcggtggcggcggcggcggcggcggcagcgagCCCATGCTGGACACGCCGCTGTGCACCTTCCAGCTGCCGGACCTCACCGTGTACCGCGACGACTTCCGGGGCTTCATCGAGAGGGACCTGATCGAGCAGTCGATGATGGTCGCCCTGGAGCACGCCG GACGCCTGAACTGGTGGACGAAAGTGGTTCCAAACTGTCAGAGTTTGCTGCCTCTGGCGACGAGCGGAGATGGAAACTGCCTGTTACACGCCGCCTCGCTCG GTATGTGGGGCTTTCACGACCGAGACCTGATGCTGAGGAAGTCCTTGTATGCGCTGATGGACCACGGGTTGGAAAGAGAAGCTCTGAAGCGCAGGTGGAGGTGGCAGCAAACCCAGCAGAACAAGGag TCTGGGCTGGTGTACacggaggaggagtggcagaaGGAGTGGAACGAGCTGTTGAAGCTGGCCTCCAGCGAGCCCCGGATACACTACAGCACCAACGGCACCAACGG GGGGGAGTCCACAGAGGAGCCAGTTTACGAGAGTTTAGAGGAGTTTCACGTCTTTGTCTTGGCTCAcgtcctcagaagacccatcGTGGTGGTGGCTGACACGATGCTGAGGGACTCGGGAGGAGAGG CCTTCGCTCCCATCCCGTTCGGAGGCATCTACCTGCCACTGGAGGTGCCAGCTGCCAAGTGCCACCGCTCCCCCCTGGTCCTGGCGTACGACCAGGCTCACTTCTCCGCCCTGGTCTCCATGGAGCAGAAGGACAGCGCCAAAGAGCAAG CAGTTGTGATCCCGCTGACGGACTCGGAGCACAAAATGCTGCCGCTGCACTTCGCGGTGGATCCTGGGAAGGACTGGGAGTGGGGAAAGGACGACACCGACAACGTGATGCTGGcgag cGTCGCTCTGTCTTTGGAGGCCAAGCTCCAGATGTTGCACAGCTACATGACGGTCACCTGGCTGCCTCTGCCCTGCGAG CAAGCGCCGCTGGCCCAGCCGGAGTCTCCCACCGCGTCCGCAGGAGAGGACGCCCGGACGCCTCCCGACTCCGGAGAGTCGGACAAGGAGTCGGTCAGCAGCAGCTCCAACGGAAACGGAGACACGACCACGGCGTCGACGGTGAACGGGAACGGCTCGCTGGCCAAGAACAGCTCCTCGTCTTCGTCCAGCTCGTCCAGCAGCGGGACGGGAACGCCGGGGAAGGACAAAAccaagaaggagaaggacaaggacaaggacaagaagAGGGCGGACTCTGTGGCCAACAAGCTCGGCAGCTTCGGCAAGAGCCTGGGCAGCAAGCTGAAGAAGAACGTGGGTGGGCTGATGACGGGGAAGAAcgctggagctggaggtgcCAAGCAGGAGGgcggggagaagaagaagggctcGTTCAGAGGCAGGAAGGGCAGCAAGGACGGCTCGCCGTCGGCCCACGCCTCCGAGGACTCTGGGAAAGGCTCGCCCTCCTCGGGCAGCGAGCGGCTCAACGGCACCGGGAGCAGCATGAGCAGCAGCGGAGGCAGCAGCACCGAGAGCGACACCTACAAGTACAGCGCCGACGTGAAGGTCAGCCTGGGCATCCTGAGAGCCACCATGCAGGGCGAGAGGAAGTTCATCTTCTCCGGCCTCCTCACCACCAGCAACCGGCAGCCCTTCCAGGAGGAGATGATCCAGCGCTACCTCGCCGACGCCGAGGAGCGATTCCGGgcggagcaggagcagcagcggcgCGAGGTGGAGAGGAAAGGCGTCGCTAATAACATCCAGCCGGCCAAGAAGGAGGCGACTGGCGTCACGGAGCTGAGCTACCGGCCGTATGAGGCCAAGGAGGAGCCCCCGGAGAACTCGTCTCCTTCCTTCACCCAGCTCAAGCCGTCTCCTTTGAGCCCCTCCTTGTACTCCGGCGTTGTCCCCATCCCACGTCCCTCCTTCATAGACCAGCCTCCCGCCGCCCCCCCCCTGACCCAGCACCTCCACATGCACGGATACTTGGATACGCGACGCCAGCTCGCCGGAGGCTCCCCGGCGACCTCGTACCCGGGCCTCCCCTCGTACGCCACCCTTCCCCGACACTGCCCCTCGACGCAagccccctcccacccccagtACAACAACTCCCAAGGCCCCTCCTCCCTGAGCCCCTCCCGCCTCGCGCCCTCGTACCCGCTGGAGTTCGACCCTCCGGACTACCCCGGGGCCGAGCCCGTGGTCGGCGGGAACTACACCAACGGCTTCCGGGACACGAGCTCCGGCCTGGACCCTCGGAGCGGGCAGCCCCCCGTCAGACACTACTCTCTGGGCAGCGCCGGGGGCCTGGCCAGCCTCCAGTCCAGCCGCTGCCGGACACCCAGCTGCACCTACTACGGACACCCCGAGACGGGCAACTACTGCTCCTACTGCTACcgggaggagctgaagaagagggAGCCGGAGGCGGCCATCATCCACAGGTTCTGA
- the otud7b gene encoding OTU domain-containing protein 7B isoform X2, with protein MTVDMDAVLSDFVRSTGAEPGLARDLLEGKNWDFTAALSDFEQLRQVHAGNLTYSFGEDRNYLPPEKEMARVGRPLLHRQDEVVQAATEKRLSRGISHASSTIVSLARSHVSSTGGGGGGGGGGGSEPMLDTPLCTFQLPDLTVYRDDFRGFIERDLIEQSMMVALEHAGRLNWWTKVVPNCQSLLPLATSGDGNCLLHAASLGMWGFHDRDLMLRKSLYALMDHGLEREALKRRWRWQQTQQNKESGLVYTEEEWQKEWNELLKLASSEPRIHYSTNGTNGGESTEEPVYESLEEFHVFVLAHVLRRPIVVVADTMLRDSGGEAFAPIPFGGIYLPLEVPAAKCHRSPLVLAYDQAHFSALVSMEQKDSAKEQVVIPLTDSEHKMLPLHFAVDPGKDWEWGKDDTDNVMLASVALSLEAKLQMLHSYMTVTWLPLPCEQAPLAQPESPTASAGEDARTPPDSGESDKESVSSSSNGNGDTTTASTVNGNGSLAKNSSSSSSSSSSSGTGTPGKDKTKKEKDKDKDKKRADSVANKLGSFGKSLGSKLKKNVGGLMTGKNAGAGGAKQEGGEKKKGSFRGRKGSKDGSPSAHASEDSGKGSPSSGSERLNGTGSSMSSSGGSSTESDTYKYSADVKVSLGILRATMQGERKFIFSGLLTTSNRQPFQEEMIQRYLADAEERFRAEQEQQRREVERKGVANNIQPAKKEATGVTELSYRPYEAKEEPPENSSPSFTQLKPSPLSPSLYSGVVPIPRPSFIDQPPAAPPLTQHLHMHGYLDTRRQLAGGSPATSYPGLPSYATLPRHCPSTQAPSHPQYNNSQGPSSLSPSRLAPSYPLEFDPPDYPGAEPVVGGNYTNGFRDTSSGLDPRSGQPPVRHYSLGSAGGLASLQSSRCRTPSCTYYGHPETGNYCSYCYREELKKREPEAAIIHRF; from the exons GCAAGAACTGGGATTTCACCGCCGCCCTCAGTGACTTTGAGCAGCTGCGACAGGTGCATGCTGGGAACCTGACGTATTCGTTCGGAGAGGATCGGAACTATCTGCCGCCCGAAAAGGAGATGGCCCGGGTCGGACGGCCTCTGCTCCACCGCCAAGACGAGGTGGTGCAAG CGGCTACAGAGAAGCGCCTGTCGAGGGGCATTTCTCACGCCAGCTCCACCATCGTGTCCCTCGCCCGCTCCCACGTCTCCAGCaccggcggcggcggtggcggcggcggcggcggcggcagcgagCCCATGCTGGACACGCCGCTGTGCACCTTCCAGCTGCCGGACCTCACCGTGTACCGCGACGACTTCCGGGGCTTCATCGAGAGGGACCTGATCGAGCAGTCGATGATGGTCGCCCTGGAGCACGCCG GACGCCTGAACTGGTGGACGAAAGTGGTTCCAAACTGTCAGAGTTTGCTGCCTCTGGCGACGAGCGGAGATGGAAACTGCCTGTTACACGCCGCCTCGCTCG GTATGTGGGGCTTTCACGACCGAGACCTGATGCTGAGGAAGTCCTTGTATGCGCTGATGGACCACGGGTTGGAAAGAGAAGCTCTGAAGCGCAGGTGGAGGTGGCAGCAAACCCAGCAGAACAAGGag TCTGGGCTGGTGTACacggaggaggagtggcagaaGGAGTGGAACGAGCTGTTGAAGCTGGCCTCCAGCGAGCCCCGGATACACTACAGCACCAACGGCACCAACGG GGGGGAGTCCACAGAGGAGCCAGTTTACGAGAGTTTAGAGGAGTTTCACGTCTTTGTCTTGGCTCAcgtcctcagaagacccatcGTGGTGGTGGCTGACACGATGCTGAGGGACTCGGGAGGAGAGG CCTTCGCTCCCATCCCGTTCGGAGGCATCTACCTGCCACTGGAGGTGCCAGCTGCCAAGTGCCACCGCTCCCCCCTGGTCCTGGCGTACGACCAGGCTCACTTCTCCGCCCTGGTCTCCATGGAGCAGAAGGACAGCGCCAAAGAGCAAG TTGTGATCCCGCTGACGGACTCGGAGCACAAAATGCTGCCGCTGCACTTCGCGGTGGATCCTGGGAAGGACTGGGAGTGGGGAAAGGACGACACCGACAACGTGATGCTGGcgag cGTCGCTCTGTCTTTGGAGGCCAAGCTCCAGATGTTGCACAGCTACATGACGGTCACCTGGCTGCCTCTGCCCTGCGAG CAAGCGCCGCTGGCCCAGCCGGAGTCTCCCACCGCGTCCGCAGGAGAGGACGCCCGGACGCCTCCCGACTCCGGAGAGTCGGACAAGGAGTCGGTCAGCAGCAGCTCCAACGGAAACGGAGACACGACCACGGCGTCGACGGTGAACGGGAACGGCTCGCTGGCCAAGAACAGCTCCTCGTCTTCGTCCAGCTCGTCCAGCAGCGGGACGGGAACGCCGGGGAAGGACAAAAccaagaaggagaaggacaaggacaaggacaagaagAGGGCGGACTCTGTGGCCAACAAGCTCGGCAGCTTCGGCAAGAGCCTGGGCAGCAAGCTGAAGAAGAACGTGGGTGGGCTGATGACGGGGAAGAAcgctggagctggaggtgcCAAGCAGGAGGgcggggagaagaagaagggctcGTTCAGAGGCAGGAAGGGCAGCAAGGACGGCTCGCCGTCGGCCCACGCCTCCGAGGACTCTGGGAAAGGCTCGCCCTCCTCGGGCAGCGAGCGGCTCAACGGCACCGGGAGCAGCATGAGCAGCAGCGGAGGCAGCAGCACCGAGAGCGACACCTACAAGTACAGCGCCGACGTGAAGGTCAGCCTGGGCATCCTGAGAGCCACCATGCAGGGCGAGAGGAAGTTCATCTTCTCCGGCCTCCTCACCACCAGCAACCGGCAGCCCTTCCAGGAGGAGATGATCCAGCGCTACCTCGCCGACGCCGAGGAGCGATTCCGGgcggagcaggagcagcagcggcgCGAGGTGGAGAGGAAAGGCGTCGCTAATAACATCCAGCCGGCCAAGAAGGAGGCGACTGGCGTCACGGAGCTGAGCTACCGGCCGTATGAGGCCAAGGAGGAGCCCCCGGAGAACTCGTCTCCTTCCTTCACCCAGCTCAAGCCGTCTCCTTTGAGCCCCTCCTTGTACTCCGGCGTTGTCCCCATCCCACGTCCCTCCTTCATAGACCAGCCTCCCGCCGCCCCCCCCCTGACCCAGCACCTCCACATGCACGGATACTTGGATACGCGACGCCAGCTCGCCGGAGGCTCCCCGGCGACCTCGTACCCGGGCCTCCCCTCGTACGCCACCCTTCCCCGACACTGCCCCTCGACGCAagccccctcccacccccagtACAACAACTCCCAAGGCCCCTCCTCCCTGAGCCCCTCCCGCCTCGCGCCCTCGTACCCGCTGGAGTTCGACCCTCCGGACTACCCCGGGGCCGAGCCCGTGGTCGGCGGGAACTACACCAACGGCTTCCGGGACACGAGCTCCGGCCTGGACCCTCGGAGCGGGCAGCCCCCCGTCAGACACTACTCTCTGGGCAGCGCCGGGGGCCTGGCCAGCCTCCAGTCCAGCCGCTGCCGGACACCCAGCTGCACCTACTACGGACACCCCGAGACGGGCAACTACTGCTCCTACTGCTACcgggaggagctgaagaagagggAGCCGGAGGCGGCCATCATCCACAGGTTCTGA